Proteins from one Cyclopterus lumpus isolate fCycLum1 chromosome 11, fCycLum1.pri, whole genome shotgun sequence genomic window:
- the slc44a4 gene encoding choline transporter-like protein 4 isoform X1 produces the protein MGKKQETNQDSEYGEPAQFDPTFKGPMKKRGCTDIICCVLFMAVILGYIAVGILAWLFGDPRHVLYPRNSTGWFCGIEPNEGRPNLFYFDILKCATSVNVMATALNGLQCPTTQVCVDNCPDQFWAVRFQSYLINVKPADVFNQSLCVPSIDLETTTKTVKEIVDMELCPFFYMPTTSVLGRCLPNIPALGKIPSDFANIPGLPSSVNDTVNQIRNGTGDIVNGFNAREIGVRIFEDFATSWPWILVGLLIAMVVSMLFLLLLRFTAPVMVWVLIIGVLGAGAYGIWHCYWEYDNYKQLSATITDIGFTTNLNVYLQVQETWLAFLIIISVAEAIILLTIIFLRTRILIAIALIQESSKAISHMMSSMLYPLVTFVLLLVCVAYWGATALYLATSGGPIYKVVALNSTVDDCSSINGTVDCDPQGFNSSDYPGCPLASCIFIKYNDEGLFQRNLFNLQIYNAVAFLWCVNFVIALGQCTLAGAFASYYWAFTKPDDIPMFPLSASFIRSLRYHVGSLAFGALILTLVQIARMILEYIDHKTRAAQNPCARFILCCMKCCLWCLEKFIKFLNRNAYIMIAIYGKNFCVSAKNAFLLLMRNVVRVVVLDKVTDLLLFFGKLLVVAGVGILSFFFFSGRILLPGHTFRSETLNYYWMPIITVVFGSYLIAHGFFSVYNMCVDTLFLCFLEDLERNDGSLQKPYFMSKNLMKILNKSNKAQKKVKGED, from the exons ATGGGTAAAAAACAGGAGACGAACCAGGACTCCGAGTACG GAGAACCTGCTCAGTTTGACCCAACATTCAAAGGGCCCATGAAGAAAAG GGGATGCACTGATATCATCTGCTGTGTCCTGTTTATGGCCGTCATCCTCGGCTACATAGCAGTCGGGATTTTAG CTTGGCTCTTTGGAGATCCAAGACATGTTCTTTATCCAAGAAACTCAACCGGATGGTTCTGTGGCATTGAACCAAATGA AGGCCGACCCAACCTGTTCTACTTTGACATTCTCAAATGTGCCACATCTGTTAACGTCATGGCAACTGCCCTCAATGGCCTGCAATGTCCAACCACACAG GTGTGCGTGGACAACTGTCCCGATCAGTTTTGGGCTGTGAGATTTCAGTCGTATTTAATTAACGTAAAACCAGCAGACGTGTTCAATCAAAGCCTCTGCGTGCCATCCATAGACCTGGAAACAACTACGAAG actgtTAAAGAAATTGTGGACATGGAGCTGTGTCCTTTCTTCTACATGCCCACGACCTCTG TGCTGGGTAGATGTTTACCCAACATCCCAGCACTGGGGAAGATCCCTTCAGACTTTGCCAATATTCCCGGATTACCCTCCTCAGTCAATGACACAGTCAACCAAATCAGGAATGGCACTGG GGACATTGTGAATGGCTTCAATGCCAGGGAGATTGGCGTGCGCATCTTTGAGGATTTTGCTACGTCATGGCCGTGGATCCTCGT TGGTCTGCTCATAGCCATGGTGGTCAGTATGCTGTTCCTGTTGCTGTTGAGATTCACTGCTCCAGTGATGGTGTGGGTGCTCATCATAGGAGTCCTGGGTGCTGGGGCATATG GTATATGGCACTGCTACTGGGAATATGATAACTACAAGCAATTGTCTGCCACCATCACGGACATCGGTTTCACCACCAACTTAAACGTTTACCTGCAAGTCCAAGAGACCTGGCTGGCCTTCT TGATCATCATATCTGTGGCGGAGGCGATCATTCTCCTGACCATCATCTTCTTGCGGACAAGGATCCTCATAGCCATCGCCCTAATCCAGGAGTCAAGCAA AGCAATCAGTCACATGATGTCCTCTATGCTGTACCCTCTGGTCACCTTTGTTCTCCTGCTGGTGTGTGTCGCTTACTGGGGCGCCACTGCTTT ATATTTGGCCACTTCGGGAGGCCCAATCTACAAAGTGGTGGCTCTAAACTCCACGGTTGACGACTGCAGCAGTATCAATGGCACTGTGGACTGTGACCCTCAG GGCTTCAACTCATCTGACTACCCAGGCTGCCCCTTAGCCAGCTGCATCTTCATCAAATACAACGACGAGGGTCTGTTCCAGAGGAACCTCTTCAACCTGCAGATATACAACGCCGTGGCTTTCCTCTGGTGTGTCAACTTCGTCATCGCCTTGGGGCAGTGTACGCTGGCGGGTGCCTTTGCCTCCTACTACTGGGCCTTCACCAAACCAGACGACATCCCCATGTTTCCCCTGAGCGCTAGCTTTATACGCTCACTCAG GTACCATGTGGGCTCCTTGGCATTTGGTGCTTTGATCCTGACCCTCGTGCAGATAGCCAGGATGATTCTGGAGTACATTGACCACAAAACGAGAG CGGCGCAGAATCCATGTGCACGTTTCATCTTGTGCTGCATGAAGTGCTGCCTCTGGTGTCTGGAGAAGTTCATCAAGTTCCTCAACAGGAACGCGTACATCATG ATTGCAATTTATGGGAAAAACTTCTGCGTCTCGGCCAAAAATGCTTTCCTGCTGCTCATGAGAAATGTAGTGAG GGTCGTGGTGCTCGATAAAGTGACGGACCTGCTGCTCTTCTTTGGGAAGCTCCTGGTGGTCGCAGGAGTAG GCAtattgtccttcttcttcttctctggacGGATATTGTTACCAGGCCACACCTTCCGCTCTGAAACCCTCAACTACTACTGGATGCCAATTATT aCGGTGGTGTTTGGCAGCTACCTCATAGCTCATGGATTCTTCAGTGTGTACAACATGTGTGTGGACACACTCTTCCTCTGCTTCT tggaGGACTTGGAGCGTAACGATGGATCTCTGCAGAAGCCGTACTTTATGTCCAAAAACCTCATGAAGATCCTCAACAAATCCAACAAAGCACAAAAGAAGGTTAAAGGGGAGGACTGA
- the slc44a4 gene encoding choline transporter-like protein 4 isoform X2 encodes MKKRGCTDIICCVLFMAVILGYIAVGILAWLFGDPRHVLYPRNSTGWFCGIEPNEGRPNLFYFDILKCATSVNVMATALNGLQCPTTQVCVDNCPDQFWAVRFQSYLINVKPADVFNQSLCVPSIDLETTTKTVKEIVDMELCPFFYMPTTSVLGRCLPNIPALGKIPSDFANIPGLPSSVNDTVNQIRNGTGDIVNGFNAREIGVRIFEDFATSWPWILVGLLIAMVVSMLFLLLLRFTAPVMVWVLIIGVLGAGAYGIWHCYWEYDNYKQLSATITDIGFTTNLNVYLQVQETWLAFLIIISVAEAIILLTIIFLRTRILIAIALIQESSKAISHMMSSMLYPLVTFVLLLVCVAYWGATALYLATSGGPIYKVVALNSTVDDCSSINGTVDCDPQGFNSSDYPGCPLASCIFIKYNDEGLFQRNLFNLQIYNAVAFLWCVNFVIALGQCTLAGAFASYYWAFTKPDDIPMFPLSASFIRSLRYHVGSLAFGALILTLVQIARMILEYIDHKTRAAQNPCARFILCCMKCCLWCLEKFIKFLNRNAYIMIAIYGKNFCVSAKNAFLLLMRNVVRVVVLDKVTDLLLFFGKLLVVAGVGILSFFFFSGRILLPGHTFRSETLNYYWMPIITVVFGSYLIAHGFFSVYNMCVDTLFLCFLEDLERNDGSLQKPYFMSKNLMKILNKSNKAQKKVKGED; translated from the exons ATGAAGAAAAG GGGATGCACTGATATCATCTGCTGTGTCCTGTTTATGGCCGTCATCCTCGGCTACATAGCAGTCGGGATTTTAG CTTGGCTCTTTGGAGATCCAAGACATGTTCTTTATCCAAGAAACTCAACCGGATGGTTCTGTGGCATTGAACCAAATGA AGGCCGACCCAACCTGTTCTACTTTGACATTCTCAAATGTGCCACATCTGTTAACGTCATGGCAACTGCCCTCAATGGCCTGCAATGTCCAACCACACAG GTGTGCGTGGACAACTGTCCCGATCAGTTTTGGGCTGTGAGATTTCAGTCGTATTTAATTAACGTAAAACCAGCAGACGTGTTCAATCAAAGCCTCTGCGTGCCATCCATAGACCTGGAAACAACTACGAAG actgtTAAAGAAATTGTGGACATGGAGCTGTGTCCTTTCTTCTACATGCCCACGACCTCTG TGCTGGGTAGATGTTTACCCAACATCCCAGCACTGGGGAAGATCCCTTCAGACTTTGCCAATATTCCCGGATTACCCTCCTCAGTCAATGACACAGTCAACCAAATCAGGAATGGCACTGG GGACATTGTGAATGGCTTCAATGCCAGGGAGATTGGCGTGCGCATCTTTGAGGATTTTGCTACGTCATGGCCGTGGATCCTCGT TGGTCTGCTCATAGCCATGGTGGTCAGTATGCTGTTCCTGTTGCTGTTGAGATTCACTGCTCCAGTGATGGTGTGGGTGCTCATCATAGGAGTCCTGGGTGCTGGGGCATATG GTATATGGCACTGCTACTGGGAATATGATAACTACAAGCAATTGTCTGCCACCATCACGGACATCGGTTTCACCACCAACTTAAACGTTTACCTGCAAGTCCAAGAGACCTGGCTGGCCTTCT TGATCATCATATCTGTGGCGGAGGCGATCATTCTCCTGACCATCATCTTCTTGCGGACAAGGATCCTCATAGCCATCGCCCTAATCCAGGAGTCAAGCAA AGCAATCAGTCACATGATGTCCTCTATGCTGTACCCTCTGGTCACCTTTGTTCTCCTGCTGGTGTGTGTCGCTTACTGGGGCGCCACTGCTTT ATATTTGGCCACTTCGGGAGGCCCAATCTACAAAGTGGTGGCTCTAAACTCCACGGTTGACGACTGCAGCAGTATCAATGGCACTGTGGACTGTGACCCTCAG GGCTTCAACTCATCTGACTACCCAGGCTGCCCCTTAGCCAGCTGCATCTTCATCAAATACAACGACGAGGGTCTGTTCCAGAGGAACCTCTTCAACCTGCAGATATACAACGCCGTGGCTTTCCTCTGGTGTGTCAACTTCGTCATCGCCTTGGGGCAGTGTACGCTGGCGGGTGCCTTTGCCTCCTACTACTGGGCCTTCACCAAACCAGACGACATCCCCATGTTTCCCCTGAGCGCTAGCTTTATACGCTCACTCAG GTACCATGTGGGCTCCTTGGCATTTGGTGCTTTGATCCTGACCCTCGTGCAGATAGCCAGGATGATTCTGGAGTACATTGACCACAAAACGAGAG CGGCGCAGAATCCATGTGCACGTTTCATCTTGTGCTGCATGAAGTGCTGCCTCTGGTGTCTGGAGAAGTTCATCAAGTTCCTCAACAGGAACGCGTACATCATG ATTGCAATTTATGGGAAAAACTTCTGCGTCTCGGCCAAAAATGCTTTCCTGCTGCTCATGAGAAATGTAGTGAG GGTCGTGGTGCTCGATAAAGTGACGGACCTGCTGCTCTTCTTTGGGAAGCTCCTGGTGGTCGCAGGAGTAG GCAtattgtccttcttcttcttctctggacGGATATTGTTACCAGGCCACACCTTCCGCTCTGAAACCCTCAACTACTACTGGATGCCAATTATT aCGGTGGTGTTTGGCAGCTACCTCATAGCTCATGGATTCTTCAGTGTGTACAACATGTGTGTGGACACACTCTTCCTCTGCTTCT tggaGGACTTGGAGCGTAACGATGGATCTCTGCAGAAGCCGTACTTTATGTCCAAAAACCTCATGAAGATCCTCAACAAATCCAACAAAGCACAAAAGAAGGTTAAAGGGGAGGACTGA